One region of Nitrospira sp. genomic DNA includes:
- a CDS encoding tetratricopeptide repeat protein, with translation MRVGVRHPASVRHHNPVLPLLMLGLILPFGAESLAAPAGKPAPTSVLPEKQVLEEEQILSTTDKITQPMDADAEAMRHNDLGVAFVFKGDLGQAIDEFTHALRLQPNYFAAHLNLANTLLDTGRNDAAMIEFKEALRLKPDDPKAHNDLGVALKEMGNPAGAIAEFKTVLRRNPDDVNAHNNLGVALKATGDLDGAIAEYRTAAALQPNDVNAHFNLGLGLMEKHQPEAAISEFRTALHLRPNDAKIRLNLGNALAGIGQRMEAAQELRQYLRLELDTPANRRWLEQAEAKLRELEMP, from the coding sequence ATGCGAGTTGGTGTTCGACACCCGGCGTCGGTCCGTCACCACAATCCTGTTCTGCCCCTGTTGATGCTCGGATTGATCCTGCCGTTCGGCGCCGAAAGCCTGGCTGCGCCGGCAGGCAAACCCGCACCCACATCCGTCCTGCCCGAGAAACAGGTATTGGAGGAAGAACAGATTCTGTCCACGACCGACAAGATCACCCAGCCGATGGACGCCGACGCGGAAGCCATGCGCCACAACGATCTCGGGGTGGCGTTCGTCTTTAAAGGCGATCTCGGACAAGCCATTGACGAGTTCACACATGCGCTCCGGCTGCAGCCGAATTATTTCGCCGCCCATCTGAATTTGGCGAACACCTTGCTGGACACCGGCCGGAATGACGCTGCGATGATCGAATTCAAGGAAGCCCTGCGGCTGAAACCCGACGATCCAAAGGCGCACAACGACCTGGGGGTCGCGCTCAAGGAAATGGGCAATCCTGCTGGGGCCATTGCGGAATTCAAGACCGTCCTCCGTCGGAATCCCGACGATGTCAACGCCCACAACAATCTCGGTGTCGCCCTGAAAGCCACGGGTGATCTCGATGGAGCCATCGCAGAATATCGAACTGCCGCGGCGCTCCAACCCAACGATGTGAATGCCCACTTCAATCTCGGGTTGGGCCTGATGGAGAAACATCAGCCTGAGGCCGCCATCAGCGAGTTTCGCACAGCCCTGCACCTGCGCCCCAACGACGCCAAAATCCGGCTTAACCTCGGCAATGCCCTGGCCGGCATTGGACAACGCATGGAAGCCGCGCAAGAACTGCGACAATACCTCCGCCTGGAACTCGACACTCCGGCCAACCGGCGGTGGCTGGAGCAGGCCGAAGCGAAACTTCGTGAGTTGGAGAT
- a CDS encoding efflux transporter outer membrane subunit — MTPTRSRWKQGQRVAAGLLALLLAGCVQGQPYARPPITTPTDWTAMGGAPLNGVGSDTSPSADWWQAFHNEELSRFIERALAQNHDVRRAVSRVIEGRASVTTAGAGLYPQLNIQGSYTNISISKNTLAGLGLATGQQPGPQVFARPGSSFDLWNGAADLRWELDLWGRIRRGMEAASADAQAIEQDARAIALTLIGDVGQSYFRIRELDEQIEIAQRALTLRRDSLDIIRKRASVGLASDLDVKRTEVLVAESAGQIPEVTRLRELEVHRLEVLTGANPGTVILPPKPLRKVVIQPEIPVGLPSQLLERRPDILQAEATLKAANARIGQARAYFFPTLSLTGQGGLQSAEFANWFTGNSANFSIGPSVTLPIFLGGTNVARLDAAESRYQQLLEGYQQTILLAFREVADLLISIHTRTEQVARQREQAAAAGAAVGLAEVRYRKGLVNYLDVLDAQRTMLAAETQVAQTERARLTDMVSLYKALGGGWQQAPGGNVDGAAHQTKP, encoded by the coding sequence ATGACGCCGACGCGCTCTCGATGGAAGCAAGGGCAACGAGTCGCAGCAGGCCTTCTGGCTCTGTTGCTCGCCGGTTGCGTGCAAGGTCAACCCTATGCTCGCCCTCCCATCACGACTCCCACCGATTGGACCGCCATGGGCGGCGCCCCCTTGAATGGTGTCGGCTCCGATACCTCCCCGAGCGCCGACTGGTGGCAGGCGTTTCACAACGAGGAATTGTCGCGGTTCATTGAACGGGCGCTCGCCCAAAATCATGATGTCCGGCGAGCCGTCTCCCGTGTGATCGAGGGCCGCGCATCCGTGACCACCGCCGGGGCCGGCCTCTATCCGCAACTCAACATTCAAGGCAGCTACACGAACATCTCCATCTCCAAGAACACGCTGGCGGGTTTGGGACTGGCGACCGGGCAACAACCGGGTCCGCAAGTGTTCGCGAGGCCTGGCAGCAGTTTTGACCTGTGGAACGGGGCGGCCGATCTCCGGTGGGAACTGGATCTCTGGGGTCGCATCCGCCGAGGGATGGAAGCGGCCTCGGCCGATGCCCAAGCCATCGAGCAGGATGCCCGAGCCATCGCCCTCACCCTGATTGGGGATGTGGGACAGTCATATTTTCGTATCCGGGAGTTGGACGAACAGATCGAGATCGCCCAGCGGGCACTCACGCTCCGGCGCGACTCGCTGGACATTATCCGGAAGCGAGCCTCCGTCGGGTTGGCCTCCGACCTGGATGTGAAACGGACGGAAGTGCTGGTCGCCGAAAGCGCCGGGCAGATTCCAGAGGTCACTCGGCTGCGCGAGCTTGAAGTGCATCGCCTGGAGGTCCTCACAGGGGCTAATCCAGGAACGGTGATCCTTCCACCGAAGCCGCTGCGAAAGGTCGTCATCCAGCCGGAGATTCCGGTCGGACTTCCGTCGCAACTACTCGAACGACGGCCCGACATCCTGCAAGCCGAGGCCACGCTCAAGGCCGCCAATGCCCGCATCGGACAAGCACGTGCCTACTTCTTTCCCACCCTCTCCCTTACCGGCCAGGGAGGATTGCAAAGCGCCGAATTCGCCAACTGGTTCACCGGCAACAGCGCCAACTTTAGCATCGGACCCTCGGTGACACTCCCCATTTTCCTCGGCGGCACCAACGTGGCGCGACTGGATGCGGCGGAATCACGCTACCAGCAATTGTTGGAGGGATACCAGCAAACTATTCTGCTGGCTTTTCGCGAAGTCGCGGATTTACTGATCTCGATTCACACCCGCACGGAGCAGGTGGCGCGCCAACGTGAACAGGCAGCGGCGGCGGGCGCCGCCGTCGGGCTGGCGGAGGTCCGGTACCGCAAGGGCCTCGTGAACTACCTGGATGTCCTCGACGCACAACGCACGATGTTGGCCGCAGAAACCCAAGTCGCCCAAACGGAACGTGCACGCCTGACAGACATGGTCAGCCTCTATAAGGCCTTGGGCGGAGGATGGCAACAGGCCCCGGGAGGCAACGTAGACGGCGCGGCCCATCAGACCAAGCCATAG